The nucleotide window AGACCGGCAGCATCAGGAGCAGGGTGACATGGCGCATCCACACCGGCGGATCGTAAAGGATCGGCGGGCCGTCCGCGCGGGCGGCGCCATAGCCGTAGACCAGCAGCGCGAAGCCGGCGAGCGAGGCGACCGTGAAAAGAATGCGGTAGCCGCCGGCGCCGAGCCGCGCCCTCAGGCTGTCGCGCAGGCCGGTCATCATCGGGACGGCATGGATGCCGATGAAAACGATGAGTCCCAGGACGAGCAGGGTCATGGCGATGGTGTCTCCCTCTGTGAGCGGTCAGGGTTGACCTGCCGCAGCGCCAGGGTCAAGCCGCGCGAGGTGCAGGCCCGGCAGACCCGCGACGAGCCTGCGGCAGTGTTGCAGGAAAGCGACGGGCCGCCCCCCGCAATTCCGCCACCGCGGTCAATCCGCAAAAAACCCGATTATCGGCCTATTGCAGCCGCATCCCACTTGGAGAATCACTGCAAGTGGGGCCATAGTTCGCGCGAGTTTGGAGGCGGGATGAGATGACGATTCGCGACAGGCGGAGCAGTCCGCGCCACCGAACGCTGAAAAGCGGGCGGATCGTCGTGGATGGCGGGGCAAAGATCCACGAATGCCGTGTCCGCAACCTGTCCGATGACGGCGCCCTGTTGAAACTGCCGAGCACCGCCGAAGTCCCCGACCGTTTCGAGCTGCGCATCTTCAACGAGGACATGGCCGTCACCGCCATGGTGCGCTGGCGCACCGCCACGGAACTCGGCATCCAGTTCGAGACCGAGGACGGCGAGACGGCAGGCTGAGCCCCCGTCCCGCAAAGTTCGTCCCGCAACGTTCGTCCCGAAACGTTTCCCCTTCAGGATCCGACCGAGGCCGGTTTCGGCGCCCGGCGCACGGCCACCTGCGCGGCCCACACGCCGGCAAGCACCAGCACCACGCCGGCGATCTGCGCCGGGGCGAGCGCCTGGCCGAGCAGACCCCAGCCGAGCAGCACGGCGGTGGTGGGGCTGAGGAAGCCGAGCGAGGCGACAGCCGAGGGCTCCAGCCGCGAGATGCCGCGGAACCACAGCACATAGGTCAGCGCGCTGGACAGGCTCATGTAGAGGAAGCCCGCCATGTTGCGCGCGCTCGGCGCGGGCGGCAGCGGCTCCAGCACGACTGCCATCGCCACCAAGAGCACCCCGCCGGCGAGCAGCTGCCAGGCGGCAAAGACCAGCGGCGAGACCGGCGGCTGCCAGCGGCGGGTCAGCACCGTGCCGAAGGCCATGGAGACCGCCCCGCCAAGTGCCGCGGCAATGCCGATCGCATCGAGCGCGGCCTCGTTGCGCAGCACCAGCAGGGCCACCCCGCACAGCCCGGCAAGGGCGGCGAGAACCGCGAGCGGGCGAATGACGCTGCCGAGCAGCATGGCCGCGACGAAGATGACGATGAGCGGCTGCACCGCGCCGACCGTGGCGGCGATGCCGCCGGGCAGCCGGTAGGCGGAGATGAACAGCAGCACCATGAAGATGGCGAAGTTCAACGCGCCCAGCACGAAGGACCGCCAGATCCACTGCCCGCGCGGCAGCTGGCGCACGATCAGCAGTAGCAGCAGGCCGGCGGGCAGGACGCGGGCGGCCGCGACGAACACCGGATGGCCGGGAGGTAGCAGCTCGGTCGTGACGATATAGGTGCTGCCCCAGACCACCGGCGCGAGCGCGGTGGCCAGAAGATCGGAAGCGCGGAACATGACGGGCCTCGTTTGAGGAAGGGCGGGAACGGGCCGGGCGACAGGCGCGCCGCCCGG belongs to Stappia indica and includes:
- a CDS encoding EamA family transporter, with product MFRASDLLATALAPVVWGSTYIVTTELLPPGHPVFVAAARVLPAGLLLLLIVRQLPRGQWIWRSFVLGALNFAIFMVLLFISAYRLPGGIAATVGAVQPLIVIFVAAMLLGSVIRPLAVLAALAGLCGVALLVLRNEAALDAIGIAAALGGAVSMAFGTVLTRRWQPPVSPLVFAAWQLLAGGVLLVAMAVVLEPLPPAPSARNMAGFLYMSLSSALTYVLWFRGISRLEPSAVASLGFLSPTTAVLLGWGLLGQALAPAQIAGVVLVLAGVWAAQVAVRRAPKPASVGS
- a CDS encoding PilZ domain-containing protein; protein product: MTIRDRRSSPRHRTLKSGRIVVDGGAKIHECRVRNLSDDGALLKLPSTAEVPDRFELRIFNEDMAVTAMVRWRTATELGIQFETEDGETAG